TGGCGAGTTCCTGGCCGTGCTGGCCGCCCAGTATGTGCGCACCGGCCGTCTCGACGAAGCCGAGGCGATGCTGGTCCGCATGCGTGGGTTGCACAGCAAGGCCCTCGACCGCGAAGCCCTGCTGCTGGATATCGCCATCCACGAGCAGCGCGCCTACGCGCTGCAGCCGGGCGACCCGCACCGCAAGGCTTACCTGGATGGGCTGCGCGGTCTGCTCGGCCAGGCGCTCGGCTACCGCTGGAATGCGAGCGAGCTGGAGATCCTGGCCTCGCAGGCCCGCGGGCTCGATGCCGGCGCGGTGGCCGCCCAGTTTTACCGGCTGCTGTCCAAGCAGGATCCGGCGCATGCCGCCCAGTGGCAGTCCCGCAGCGCCGAGATCGCGCTGGGCGTGGGCAATTACCGTGAATCGGCGGCGGCGAATTTCGCGGCGCAGGCGGCCGCCACGTCGCTCGACGAGCGGCGCCGCTATTTCATCAGCGGTCTCAAGGCCTTGCAGGCCGGCGGCCTGCTGGACGAGGCCATGGACGAGGCGGAACGGCGCGTCGGCCCGCTGATCGACGATCCCGAAACCCTGCGCTTCCTGACCCGGCTGGCGATGGCCTGCAACCGCGCCGACCTGGCCGACCGCTATGCGCGCCGGCTGCTGCACCTGTCGTGGCGGGCGGTGCCGGACGCGGGCATGGCGCTGGCGACAGGCCTGGCACGGCACGACTGGGCATTCGCCGGACGGCCGTTGCCGCTGCCGTCGCTGGCCGAGGCGGTCTTCCTCGATGGGATCGAGGGCGTGGCGCGCCGCCTGCGCGGCGCGGCGCGCATCCGCCGCGTGGCCGACGCGGACCGCGCGCCCGCCGCGCCGCCCGCGGACGCCCAGGCCGTCGCGCACGGCATCGCACCGTTCAACGCCGAAGACTACGACCTGGCCTTCCGCGTGTTCCTCGGCAGCGGCAATCTGAACGACGCCATGCGCGTGGCCGAGGCCGCCGTGCGCCAGCGGCCCGACCTGAAGCTCTGGATCGAGCGCGCCGCCCAGGTGGCCGAGTGGAACCGCCAGCCGATGGTCGCGCTGCAGCACTGGCTGTCCTACGCCCAGGCCACCGGCGACGATGTCGCCTGGCGACACGTGCTGCGCCTGGCGCCCGCGCTCAACGAAGACCACGCCTACCTGGCGGCGCTGCGCCACAAGGCCGGCAGCCAGCCGGCCGACATCAAGCTGCTCGACCAGATCGTCGCGGCCTACGAGCGCCTGGGCGAGCCGGCGCAGGGGCTGGCCTACCTGGACAGCGTCGCGCGCGGCCCGAACCGGCAGGCCGTGATGGAGCGCTACGCCCAGCTTGCCGAGCGGACCGGCAAGGACGATGAGGCTTACGCAGGCTACCAGCGCCTGCAAAAGGAATTCGGCCCCCACGCCCGCTATGCGCTCAAGCTCGCCAACATGCTGTACGTGCGCGACCAGTTCGAGCAGGCGCTGGCGGTCATGCAGGCCGCCGAACGCACCGCCGCGCCGACCGACGATGTCTACTGGCGCACCTTCGCCCAGCTCGCCCGCCTGAACCAGCGCGACGACCTGATGCGCGAGGCTTACCGCCAACTGCTGATCGGCGGGGGCGCCATGGTCGACGACCTGTCGGCGATGGTCGAGTTCTACGATGCCAGCCCGATCGATGCCGGCCGGCTGGCCGAGCTGGCCTATCGCAAGGACGGCGGCCCGCTGCACCTGCAGCGGGCCCTCTATTACTACACGCGGGCGGGTGCCTTCCACCGCGTCGAGGGGCTGCTCGCTTCGCTCACGCCGGCGCAGCGCGCCGCGGCCGAGCAGTCCGCCGGCGTGCTGGCCGCGCGCGCCGAGTATTACCGCCAGACCGGCCAGTGGGCGGCCGCCATGCGCGACCTGCATCACGCGGTCGCGCTGCCCGATGCCGGCAGCGATGTGAAGGCGGCGCTGCTGTGGAGCCTGATCGATTCCGGTCAGGCCGCCGAACTCAAGCGCGCGTTGGCGCGATGGCGGGGCGACGCGGAAAGCGATTCCGCCTACTGGGGGGCTTACGCCGCCGCCGGGCTGCAACTGGCCGACGCCAACCTGGCGCTGCACTTCCTCGGCCGGCAAGGCAAGTCGATGCGCAACGACCCGCTCTGGCTGCTGGCGTACGCCGATGCACGCGAGATGGCCGGACAGGCCGAGGCAGCATGGCGCCTGCGCCGCGAGGCGTGGCGGCTGCTATGGCGCGGGGAGCAGCCGGGGGAGGGGGAGCCCGCCCCGCTGGAAGACGGCGCGCGCGCGGAACTGCGCGCCCGCCGCGCCACGCTCGCGCAGACGTTCGGGTCGGGGGACCTGGCGCAGCGCCTGCTGATCGAGCTGCTGCGCGACGATCGGCGGGAAACCCGGGCCGCGCGCGAGGGGGGCCGTGCCGCCCTCGCCGGATCGGAGCTGGGCGACATCGACGTGCTGCCGGCGGAGCCGCCCGAATCGCCGGCTGCCGCGCGCAAGGCGGCGCGGGCGAGCGACCAACTGGTCTCGGCCCTCGCCAAGGAGGCCGCGCTGGGCTGGGCCCTGTCGCAGGAGGCGAACGATCTGGCGCGCGCCTGGCTGCTGCAGCAGTACACCCGCGGCATGGCGCGGCCGGCCTACGCCGAGATCTCCATCGCCCTGGCCGAGCGCGACCTGCAGACCCTCAACCGCCTGCTGGACGACACGCCGGACCGCCTCCCGCTGGCCGCCCGCATCGATGCCAACGTGATGACCGACCGCCTGGGCGAGGCGCAGCGGCTGGCCTTCGACGGCCTGGCCACCGCGCCGGACGAGCCGCAACTGCACCAGCGCGCGGAAGAGACACTGCTGGCCAACGCGCAGGCGCTGGAGCCGCGCGAGACCTGGTATAAGCAGGCACCGCTGACGTATTTCGAGAGCAGCGCGGCCGCCGGCACCCGGCTGACGGACCATTACAGCATGCTGCTGCGCGCCACCCAGCGCAACCAGCGGTCCATCGACAGCCAGCAGCTGACCGGCGTGCCGGCGCAGGACCGCAGCGTCGACTGGATCTCGCAGTACCGGACGCAGAACGCGCAATGGAAGGGCACTGTCGGCTGGCGCCAGGGTCTGGCATCCTTCACGACATTCCGGCTGGACGGCCTGCTGGGGCAGACCGGGCCGGTGGTCACGGAGCTGTCGGTGGGCCGCAACCAGCCGGCCAGCGAAACGCCGCAGTTGCGCGTGGGCGGCGTCAAGGATCTGGTGACGGTCGGCGGCAACTGGCGGCTGACGCAACGACAATACGTCCGCGCGCGGGTGGAAGGCGATCGCTTCTATGGCCAGGACCGTTCCTTCCTCGGCAGCGGCATGGTGCTCGATGGCGAGATCGGCCACCGCTTCCGGGTGGAGTATCCCGACTATACGATCCGCCTGACCGGCACGTATGCGCGGTACAGCGCATCGGGCGCGCCGGGGACGCTGCTCGGCCGGCTGCTGCCGGCCGGGGCGCCGATGTCGGTCGAGCAGTTCGTGCCGCGCTCGTTCGCGCAGTACGGGCTGCTGTTCGGCTTCGGCACCGATTACCTGGACCGTTATGCTCGTGCCTGGCGTCCGTTCCTGGATGCGGGCATGCTGCGCGACAATCGCTCAGGCTGGGGCGTCCAGGTCCAGGTGGGCGCAGCCGGCAGCGTGCTGGGCAACGACCATCTGGCGGTGTATATCGGGCATGCTTCGATCACGCGCGCCGGCACGTCGCCGATGACGGAGATCGGCCTGCGCTACCGCTGGCTGTATTGAGCGGACGAGGAACTGAACGACTTGAAGACTGCAACGGAGAGAACCATGACATCCTTTCCCGACTCGATCCGGACCCGCCGCCGGCGCTGGCTGGCGGCCACGGCCGGCGTCGGGCTGGCGCTTGCACTGTCGGCATGCGCGGTGGTCGACAGCGGGCGCGCGCCCGCGGGCGGTGCGTCCGATGCGTGGGTCGTGCTGCCGATCGTCAACTACACCGAGACGCCGCAGGCCGGTCTGCGCGCCGAGAGCATCGCGATGAGCCTGCTGAAGGCGCGCGGCTTCACCAACCTGAAGCAGTATCCGGCCAGCCTGAACGGCGAGTCGTTGTTCGAGCCGGCCGAGCGCGAGGCCACGGTCCGCGCGCTCGAGTGGGCGCGCGGCGAGAAGGCCCGCTACGCCCTGACCGGCTCGGTGTCCGAATGGCGGTACAAGGTGGGCGTGGACGGCGAGCCCGCCGTGGGCATCACGCTGCAGGTGATCGATGTGCCCAGCGGCAACGTGATCTGGAGCGCCACCGGCAGCCGCACCGGCTGGAGCCGCGACGCGGTGTCGGCCGTGGCGCAGAAGCTGCTGCGCCAGTTGCTGTCGCCGCTGGGCCGGAGCTGATGGGGGCGGACGCGGTGCAAGCCGATCCTTCGTCCAAGGGCAAGCCCGCGGCTGCCGCGTCCGATGCGCGGCAGCGGGATCGCCGGCGCAATGCACAGGGCATCGGTGCATCGACCTGGTATGGGCGGATGATCGCGCCGACGATCACCCGGCGCACCCCCATCCTGGAGACGATCGGCGCCACCATGGTCGCCATCGGTACCGTCTGGCTGTTCGATCCGGGCAATCCGCTGCTGCTCGGCCACGGCTTCCCCTGGATCTGGCTGGTGCCGCTGATCCTCGCGCTGCGCTATGGCACGCTGCTGGGCGCCGTCGCCGCGCTGGTGGTGGTCGGTGCCTGGTGGGTGTTCTACGGCCAGGGCGTGTTCCCCCGCATGTATTTCCTGGGCGGCCTGATGATGATGCTGGTGGGCGGCCAGTATGGCGATATCTGGGGCGCGCGGCTGTCGCGAGCCCGCATCGTCAACGGCTACCTGAACGACCGGCTGGCGGCGCTCACCAAGAACCACTTCCTGCTGCGCCTGTCGCACGAGCGGCTGGAGAACGACTTGCTGGCCAAGCCGACCACGTTGCGCGACACGCTCACGCAACTGCGCAACCTGGCGCTGGCCGCGCGCGAGCATGCCAGCGGCGACGATGCGCCCGACGTGGCCCAGTTGCCCGGCGCGGTGCAGTTCCTGCAGTGGGCCGCGCAGGCCTGCCAACTGGAAGTCGCGGCCATGGTGCGCGTGACCGGCAACCGGGTCGATCCGGAGCCGGTGGCGCGCGTCGGCACACCGTTCGAGATCGCCGCCGACGACCCGCTGGTCCAGCATTGCATCGATACCCATACCCTTGGTCATCCGCAGGCGCCCGAGCTGCGCCACGAGGACGGCTCGCGCTACGTGGCCTGCGCGCCGGTCCTCTCGGGCGCCGACGAGCTGATCGGCATCGTGGTGGTGCAGCAGATGCCGTTCCTGTCGCTGTCGTACGAGAACCTGCAGTTCCTGCTGGTGCTGCTCGGCTACTACGCCGACGGCGTGCGCCACCTGACCGTCAGTTCGGAGATCCTCGACCTGGTGCCGGATGCGCCGTACGAGTTCGCGCTGGACCTCGGCCGCCTGGCGCGCTTGCATCGCGACACCGGCATCGATTCTTCCGTGGTGGCGTTGATCTTCGGCCACGACGAAGCCAGCGATGCCCTGTTCGAGCATGTGGTGCGCAGCCGGCGCGCGCTCGATGTGGTCTGGCAGGTGCGCGGCAGCACGCGCCGCGCCATCGTCACGCTGATGCCGCTGTCGGGGGCGGGCGCCGTGTCGGCCTACCTGGTGCGCATCGAAGACAGCCTGCGCGCGCAGTTCGGCGTCGATTTCGAGGCGGCGCACATCAGCGTGCAGACGCTGCACGTGACCGGCGAGCACCCGGGCGAGGCGCTTGCGCGCTTCATCGCGCGCTGCCACCTGGACGGCTGAGGCGGAGCAGGCATGTTCAAGCTCACGCTCAGTGGCATTGCGGCACAGATCGCGGCGGTGGGGATGGCGCTGCACGCCGGCAACAGCCTGCCGCTGCTGCTGTCCTGCATGATGACGCAGGGCGCGGCCGCCATGCTGATCGGCCTGGCCGCCTGGCGCCTGCTGCCGCGCCGCTACCGCGTGCCGTTCGTCTGGAGCTACAGCTACCTGGTGACGCTGTGCTTCGTCATCCCGGTGGCGGGCTGCCTGCTGGTGCTCGGCAGCGTGCTGATCGGCAAGATGTTTCCCGAGCCGAAACAGAAAAAGGAGCTTGCCGAGGTGGGTCTGCCGGTCTTCGTGGCGCACTTGATCTCGCGCGTGACGCATGGCGGCGGCGCCCGGCTGCGGGCGCAGCTCGGCAACACGCGCGCGTCGGTGCAGAGCCGCATGACCGCGCTGGTCGCCATGCAGACCATGCCGACCCGCACCGCCAGCCCGGTGCTGCGCGACCTGCTGGCCGATCCCGTGGACGACATCCGCCTGCTGGCCTACGGCATGCTCGACAGCGCCGAGAAGGTGCTGACGCAGAAGATCCTGGCCGAGCTGCCGCGTCTGGAGGAGGCGGCCACGCCGGAGGCCCGCTACGAGATCAACAAGCGCCTGGCCGGCCTGTACTGGGAGCTGATCTACCAGAACCTGGTGCAGGGCGACGTCTACCGCTATACCGCCGAGCAGGTCGAGCGCTACGCCAGCGCCGCACTGGATATCCGGCCTGACAACGCCGCGCTGTGGTACATGCGCGGCCGGCTCGCGCTGTCGCGCCGCGAGCCCGACGTCGCCGAGTCGCACCTGCGCCGGGCCGAATCCCTGGGCTTCCCGCGCGACCGCTTGCTGCCGCCGCTGGCCGAGGCCTGCTACCTGCGCCGCGACTATGCCGGCGCGCGGGCCGCGCTGGCGCAGTTCTCCAGCCGCTCGCCGCTGCCGCTGCTGCGCCCGCTGTTGCGCTACTGGACATCATGACCGACGAATTCCCGCGCGCTGAGTCCGCCGATGTCGCGCTGCTGCTCGAAGGGACGTTCCCCTACGTGAGCGGTGGGGTGTCGAGCTGGGTCAACCAGATGATCCGGGCCTTTCCGGACATCCGCTTCGCCCTCGTCTTCATCGGCAGCCGCCGGGAAGACTACGGCAAGCCCGCCTATGCCCTGCCCGACAACGTGGTGCACGTGGAGTGCCACTACCTGTACGACTTTCCCGCGCCGCCGCTGGTGCAGGCCAGCGGCGGCGATGCCCAGGCCTTCGAGCGTTCGCGCCGGCTGCATGACGCGCTGCGCAATCCGGCCAGCCACGGCGAGACCGCTGAGCTGATCCGCGCCTCGATCGCCGACCTGCGCGATGACGGCCCGCTGGCCGAGGAGCAGTTCCTCTACAGCCACCGCGCCTGGGAGATGATGACGGATTCCTACCGGCGCTACTGCACTGACCCGTCGTTCACCGACTATTTCTGGACCGTGCGCATCATGCACAAGCCGCTGTGGATGCTGGTGCGCATTGCCGAGAACCTGATCCCGGTGAAGGTGTTCCACACCATTTCCACCGGCTACGCGGGCTTTCTGGGCGCGCTGCTGCGCTACCGCTGGGGGCGGCCGCTGCTGGTCTCGGAGCACGGCATCTACACCAAGGAACGCAAGATCGATCTGTTCCAGAGCCAGTGGATCCGCGACAACCGCAGCATCTTCGAGAAGGACATCTCGCAGATCAGCTATTTCCGCGATCTGTGGGTGCGCTTCTTCGAGACCATCGGCCGGGTCTGCTATGACGCCGCCGAGGACATCATCTCGCTGTACGAGGGCAACCGCTTGCGGCAGGTGATCGACGGCGCGCCGGCGCAGAAGACCCGCAATATCCCCAACGGCATCAACCTGCCGCGCCTGGCCGCGCTGCGCGACAAGCGCGCGGCCACGGTGCCGCGCGTGATGTGCCTGATCGGCCGGGTGGTGCCGATCAAGGACGTGAAGACGTTCATCCGCGCCATGCTGACCATCACGCGCGAGATGCCCGACGCCGAAGGCTGGATCGCCGGCCCCGAGGACGAGGACCCGGACTACGCGCAGGAATGCCACAGCCTGGCCGAGAGCCTGGGGCTGGGCGAGCGCATCAAGTTCCTCGGCTTCCAGAAGATCGACGATGTGCTGCCCAAGGTCGGGGTGCTGGTGCTGAGCTCGATCAGCGAGGCGCTGCCGCTGGTGGTGCTGGAAGGGTTTGCCGCCGGCGTGCCGTCGGTCACCACCGATGTCGGCTCGTGCCGCCAGTTGCTGTTCGGCCTGGACGGCGAGGACGCGGCGCTGGGCGCGGCGGGTGCCGTGGTGCGCATCGCCGATCCGGCTGCGCTGGCCGCCGAGGTGCTGAACCTGCTGCGCGACGAATCCCGCTGGTACGCGGCGCAGGCGGCCGGCATTGCCCGCGTCGAGCGCTACTACACGCAGGAAATGATGGTCGGCAGCTACCGCGAGCTGTACGAGCGCCTGCGCGCACAGCCGGACATGCCCACGGAGCACGGCGCCCGCGCCGCCGCCGCGGCGTGCCCGCATCGGCAGGGAGCGCGCTGATGGCCGGCATCGGTTTCGAACTGCGCAAGATGCTGCGGCGCGACAGCCTGCTCGGGCTGCTGCGCGCCTACACCTACGCGGGCATCATCAGCTCCGGGCCGTGGATCCTGTCGATCGTGGGGATCCTGCTGATCGGTATCCTGAGCCTGCCGTTCGTGATCCCCGGCGTGCTGATCACGCAGTTCCAGGTCTCCGTCACCTACATGATCGCGGTGAGCCTGATCGTGACGGGGCCGCTGCAGCTTGCGCTCACGCGGTTCACGTCCGACCGCCTGTTCGAGAAGCGCGCCGACCTGGTGCTGCCCAACTATCACGCGGTGTCGTTTGTCATCACGCTGGGGGGGGCGTGGCTGGGGTCGATCGTCGTGCTGTTCGTGTTTCCGCAGCAGTCGGCCGTCTACCGGGTGCTGATGCTGGCCGGCTTCGTGGTCATGTGCAACATCTGGATCGCGGTGATCTTCCTGTCGGGCATGAAGCAGTACAAGGCCATCGTCTGGACCTTCCTGGTCGGCTACTCGATGACCGTGCTGCTGGCGCTGCTGTTCAACCGGCTGGGGCTGGAGGGGCTGCTGCTGGGGTTCGTGATGGGGCAGTTGTGCCTGCTGATCGGCACGGTGGCGCTGATCTACCGCAATTTCACCGGACGGCGCTTCGTGTCGTTCGAGGTGTTCAAACCGCGCTATGCCTATCCGTCGCTGATGCTGATCGGGCTGTTCTACAACCTGGGCATCTGGCTCGACAAGTTCATGTTCTGGTATGCCCCCGGCACGGGCCAGCAGGTGATCGGGCCGCTCAATGCGTCGGTCATCTACGACATCCCGGTGTTCCTGGCGTACCTCGGCATCATCCCCGGTATGGCGGTGTTCCTGGTGCGCATCGAGACCGACTTCGTCGAGTACTACGACGCCTTCTACAACGCCGTGCGCGGCGGGGCATCGCTCGAGCACATCGAAGACATGCGCAACACCATGGTGCAGACCATCCGCGCCGGCCTGTACGAGATCGTCAAGGTCCAGGCGATGGCCGCGCTGCTGCTGTTCGCCCTGGGCACCGCGCTGCTGCGCGTGCTGCATATCTCCGAGCTGTATCTGCCGCTGCTGTATGTCGATACGCTCGCGGCCAGCCTCCAGGTGGTATTCCTGGGCGTGCTCAACATCTTCTTCTACCTCGACCGCCGCACCGTGGTGCTGGCGCTCACCGGGGCGTTCGTGGTGCTCAACGGCGTGCTTACCTGGGTCACGCTGCAACTGGGGCCGGCCTGGTATGGCTACGGATTTGCCGTGTCGCTGCTGCTGGTGGTGATGGCCAGCCTGGCCATTCTGGATCGCAAGCTGGACCGGTTGGAGTACGAGACGTTCATGTTGCAGTAGGTTGTTGTTGTTGTTGTTGTTGTTGTTGTTGTTGTTGTTGTTGTTGTTGTTGGGCCTTGGTGGTGCATCCCTAGTTTCAGCCCCGGCAGGGGACGAAACACCGGATGGACCACTACAGCTCCGCTTCGGCAGGGCAATATCAAAGTCCCACCCATAGCTTCACGACATCCCCTCCAACGACTCAGCATTTGCGCTGCCGGATCCCGCCTCCTTAATCTGTCGGCAACGCATTCCTGACAGTCCAGCGAGTTCATGCAGATCACGGTAGTAGGCGCCGGCATCATCGGCATCAGTACGGCGTACGCGCTGGCCCAGGAGGGCCACCAGGTCACGCTGGTCGAGCGCCACCCGGGCCCGGGGGAGGGCACCAGCTATGCCAACGGCGGCCAGCTCAGCTATAGCTATGTGGCGCCGCTGGCCGGGCCGGGCGTGCTGTCGCATGTGCCGGGCTGGCTGTTGCGGCGCGATTCGCCGTTGCGGCTCAGGCCGTCGCTGGACCCGGCGCTGCTGCGCTGGGGCCTGCGCTTCATCGCCGCCTGCAACCGCGAGCGGGCCGACCGCACCACGCGCGAGCTGCTGGCGCTGTCGTTCTACAGCCGCGCCCGCATGGAGGCGCTGCGCGCGGCCGCGCCCGATCTGTCCTTCAGCTTTGCGCGGCGCGGCAAGCTGGTGCTCCATCGCGATGCCGCGGCATTTGCGTCGGCCCGCGCCCAGGTCGGCTACCAGGCGACGCTCGGCTGCGAGCAGCACGCGCTGTCGGCCGACGAGACCATCGCCCGCGAGCCGGCGCTGGCCGGCGTGCGCGGCGCGATCGTCGGCGCCATCTACACGCCGGACGAAGACGTGGCGGACT
The sequence above is drawn from the Ralstonia solanacearum K60 genome and encodes:
- the pelF gene encoding GT4 family glycosyltransferase PelF — protein: MTDEFPRAESADVALLLEGTFPYVSGGVSSWVNQMIRAFPDIRFALVFIGSRREDYGKPAYALPDNVVHVECHYLYDFPAPPLVQASGGDAQAFERSRRLHDALRNPASHGETAELIRASIADLRDDGPLAEEQFLYSHRAWEMMTDSYRRYCTDPSFTDYFWTVRIMHKPLWMLVRIAENLIPVKVFHTISTGYAGFLGALLRYRWGRPLLVSEHGIYTKERKIDLFQSQWIRDNRSIFEKDISQISYFRDLWVRFFETIGRVCYDAAEDIISLYEGNRLRQVIDGAPAQKTRNIPNGINLPRLAALRDKRAATVPRVMCLIGRVVPIKDVKTFIRAMLTITREMPDAEGWIAGPEDEDPDYAQECHSLAESLGLGERIKFLGFQKIDDVLPKVGVLVLSSISEALPLVVLEGFAAGVPSVTTDVGSCRQLLFGLDGEDAALGAAGAVVRIADPAALAAEVLNLLRDESRWYAAQAAGIARVERYYTQEMMVGSYRELYERLRAQPDMPTEHGARAAAAACPHRQGAR
- a CDS encoding tetratricopeptide repeat protein, with the translated sequence MFKLTLSGIAAQIAAVGMALHAGNSLPLLLSCMMTQGAAAMLIGLAAWRLLPRRYRVPFVWSYSYLVTLCFVIPVAGCLLVLGSVLIGKMFPEPKQKKELAEVGLPVFVAHLISRVTHGGGARLRAQLGNTRASVQSRMTALVAMQTMPTRTASPVLRDLLADPVDDIRLLAYGMLDSAEKVLTQKILAELPRLEEAATPEARYEINKRLAGLYWELIYQNLVQGDVYRYTAEQVERYASAALDIRPDNAALWYMRGRLALSRREPDVAESHLRRAESLGFPRDRLLPPLAEACYLRRDYAGARAALAQFSSRSPLPLLRPLLRYWTS
- the pelG gene encoding exopolysaccharide Pel transporter PelG, with the protein product MAGIGFELRKMLRRDSLLGLLRAYTYAGIISSGPWILSIVGILLIGILSLPFVIPGVLITQFQVSVTYMIAVSLIVTGPLQLALTRFTSDRLFEKRADLVLPNYHAVSFVITLGGAWLGSIVVLFVFPQQSAVYRVLMLAGFVVMCNIWIAVIFLSGMKQYKAIVWTFLVGYSMTVLLALLFNRLGLEGLLLGFVMGQLCLLIGTVALIYRNFTGRRFVSFEVFKPRYAYPSLMLIGLFYNLGIWLDKFMFWYAPGTGQQVIGPLNASVIYDIPVFLAYLGIIPGMAVFLVRIETDFVEYYDAFYNAVRGGASLEHIEDMRNTMVQTIRAGLYEIVKVQAMAALLLFALGTALLRVLHISELYLPLLYVDTLAASLQVVFLGVLNIFFYLDRRTVVLALTGAFVVLNGVLTWVTLQLGPAWYGYGFAVSLLLVVMASLAILDRKLDRLEYETFMLQ
- a CDS encoding PelD GGDEF domain-containing protein; its protein translation is MGADAVQADPSSKGKPAAAASDARQRDRRRNAQGIGASTWYGRMIAPTITRRTPILETIGATMVAIGTVWLFDPGNPLLLGHGFPWIWLVPLILALRYGTLLGAVAALVVVGAWWVFYGQGVFPRMYFLGGLMMMLVGGQYGDIWGARLSRARIVNGYLNDRLAALTKNHFLLRLSHERLENDLLAKPTTLRDTLTQLRNLALAAREHASGDDAPDVAQLPGAVQFLQWAAQACQLEVAAMVRVTGNRVDPEPVARVGTPFEIAADDPLVQHCIDTHTLGHPQAPELRHEDGSRYVACAPVLSGADELIGIVVVQQMPFLSLSYENLQFLLVLLGYYADGVRHLTVSSEILDLVPDAPYEFALDLGRLARLHRDTGIDSSVVALIFGHDEASDALFEHVVRSRRALDVVWQVRGSTRRAIVTLMPLSGAGAVSAYLVRIEDSLRAQFGVDFEAAHISVQTLHVTGEHPGEALARFIARCHLDG
- a CDS encoding tetratricopeptide repeat protein, encoding MWSADPAPRERLLPPWLIGTLGGLVALALAMMFPRERLETRLLEGGKVDALSMAYLEAWLRVRPNDGEFLAVLAAQYVRTGRLDEAEAMLVRMRGLHSKALDREALLLDIAIHEQRAYALQPGDPHRKAYLDGLRGLLGQALGYRWNASELEILASQARGLDAGAVAAQFYRLLSKQDPAHAAQWQSRSAEIALGVGNYRESAAANFAAQAAATSLDERRRYFISGLKALQAGGLLDEAMDEAERRVGPLIDDPETLRFLTRLAMACNRADLADRYARRLLHLSWRAVPDAGMALATGLARHDWAFAGRPLPLPSLAEAVFLDGIEGVARRLRGAARIRRVADADRAPAAPPADAQAVAHGIAPFNAEDYDLAFRVFLGSGNLNDAMRVAEAAVRQRPDLKLWIERAAQVAEWNRQPMVALQHWLSYAQATGDDVAWRHVLRLAPALNEDHAYLAALRHKAGSQPADIKLLDQIVAAYERLGEPAQGLAYLDSVARGPNRQAVMERYAQLAERTGKDDEAYAGYQRLQKEFGPHARYALKLANMLYVRDQFEQALAVMQAAERTAAPTDDVYWRTFAQLARLNQRDDLMREAYRQLLIGGGAMVDDLSAMVEFYDASPIDAGRLAELAYRKDGGPLHLQRALYYYTRAGAFHRVEGLLASLTPAQRAAAEQSAGVLAARAEYYRQTGQWAAAMRDLHHAVALPDAGSDVKAALLWSLIDSGQAAELKRALARWRGDAESDSAYWGAYAAAGLQLADANLALHFLGRQGKSMRNDPLWLLAYADAREMAGQAEAAWRLRREAWRLLWRGEQPGEGEPAPLEDGARAELRARRATLAQTFGSGDLAQRLLIELLRDDRRETRAAREGGRAALAGSELGDIDVLPAEPPESPAAARKAARASDQLVSALAKEAALGWALSQEANDLARAWLLQQYTRGMARPAYAEISIALAERDLQTLNRLLDDTPDRLPLAARIDANVMTDRLGEAQRLAFDGLATAPDEPQLHQRAEETLLANAQALEPRETWYKQAPLTYFESSAAAGTRLTDHYSMLLRATQRNQRSIDSQQLTGVPAQDRSVDWISQYRTQNAQWKGTVGWRQGLASFTTFRLDGLLGQTGPVVTELSVGRNQPASETPQLRVGGVKDLVTVGGNWRLTQRQYVRARVEGDRFYGQDRSFLGSGMVLDGEIGHRFRVEYPDYTIRLTGTYARYSASGAPGTLLGRLLPAGAPMSVEQFVPRSFAQYGLLFGFGTDYLDRYARAWRPFLDAGMLRDNRSGWGVQVQVGAAGSVLGNDHLAVYIGHASITRAGTSPMTEIGLRYRWLY